CGACCCGCGGGCACCTCGACAGCTAGAACGACCGACGCCGCGGCCGCTTGAATGGAGTCGGCGAGGTCGACGGCCGTTAGTGGCATCTCGGAGGTGGCACGGAGCCGTACGAGCCCGTGGGAGGCTGGCTGAGTGACTCGTCTTCTCGTCCTCGGCGGCACTGCTTTCGTGGGTCGAGCGGTGGTCGAAGACGCCCTGTTACGCGGCTGGACGGTGACAACCTTCAACCGTGGGAGGACAGGACCCGATCTACCTGGTGTCATCACGGTCCGAGGAGACCGGACCTCTTCCGCCGACGTGGACCGGCTCAGCCGAGAAGGGCCATGGGACGCGGTCGTTGATACCTCTGGATACGTGCCCGTCAACGTGCTCGACGTCGCCCGCCGCCTCGCTCCGACGACCGATAGGTACGTTTTCCTGTCGACGGTCAGCGCCTATGCCGGCTGGCCCACCGTTCCACTGGATGAGTGCTCCCCGGCTTTGGTGTGCCCGCCCGACGCAGGGCCCGACTACGGCGAGGATCATGAGGACGGCCCCACTCGGTACGGCTACCAGAAGGCCGGGTGCGAAGCCGCGGTCCGCGAGGTTTTCGGGGATATCCGGACCACGGTTCTACGACCTGGAGTCATTCTCGGACCGCACGAGTACGTGGGCCGTCTACCGTGGTGGTTACGGCGTATTGCCACTGGCGGTCGAGTCATCGCACCAGGTTCGCCAGATCGATCCATCCAGCCGATCGACGTACGCGACGTAGCGAACTTTGCGATTCGCTGCGTTATCGAGAACATCGGCGGCTTGTTCAACGTCACCGCACCAATCGGCCGGGACTCGTTCGGAGCGCTCCTGAGGTCCTGCCGGCAGATCGCGCAGTCGACAGCAGAACTTGTATGGGTACCCGACAGTGATCTGCTCGCGGCCGGCGTCCGCCAGTGGAGTGAGATGCCGTTGTGGCGTGTAGCTGCCGGTGTCTGGCAGGTCGATTCGTCGGCCGCAGTCCGTGTCGGGCTCGTAGCCCGCTCCCAGGCGGACACGGTCACCGACACGTGGACGTGGATGCGCACCACCGTTCCCAGCAAGGAGCCCGATCGGGCCGGCGAGACCGGCCTCGACGCCGCGGCCGAGCTGCGCTTGCTGGAGACGTTCACGCGGACGAGCTGAGCGCCGGCAGCGGTACGGCTCTGGCGAGCCAGTCGTTCGCCTCCTCGTGGAGTCGTCTCGCGGCTGGTTCGTTGCGCCAACGGGTCGTGGCGAGCTGATCCCGTGCGCGGGCGAGCCGACTCGATACGGCGACACTGGTTGGGCTGGCTCCCGGAGCCAGTACCGCTTCGAGCACAGCGCCGGCCGCGTCCAGATCACCTTTCAGGAGCAGGGCGGAGGTCAGGTCGAGACGGGCACCTGCCGCCAGCCCGGCTCCGGTCAGGCCGGACTCGTTGAGAGGTCGGCTGATGTACGCCTCCGCCCGGGTGCCGTCGCCGACCGTCAGCCATGCCGCGCCGGCGCAAGCCGCGGCCCGACCTTCGTCGAAGCGGAACTCGCCGCGGATCTCGTCGTGCAACTCGTCGTGACCGCCAACGGTCGCAGCCAGTGTTTCGGCTGTCCGTAGGGATTCCGCGACTTCCTCGACGTTGCCGCCCACCGCATGTGTTCGTGCGGCGATGTAGTGGAGTCGCATTTCCGGACTGCCGGCCGGGGCGACCGCCAGTCCGTGGCCGACTGCGTCGAGAGAGCACCGGCGACATCGCGGCTCCAGAAGGCCACCGTGGCGCGCAGGCCGTACGCCCAGGCGGTGAGAGAGGCGTGTCCGGCGAGGTCGGCGTACTCGGTCGAGCACCGAGCCAGGATCGCCGCTGCGTCCCACCGGCCGAGATCGAATGCGGTTGATCCCATCAGAGCCGTTGCCTGGCCGAGCACGGTGTAGAGGTCGGCCAGGTGCCGTGGCCGATGAGTGGTCTGCACCAGGCGCAGCGTGACGGCCCGCAGGTCGCGCGCGGTGGCGAACGCCTGGACGGAGGGCATGTCGTTGTACGAGCGGGCCAGCAGGACGATCCGTTCCTGCAGATGCGAGATTGCGCCTGTCCCGAGCTCGCCGCTCCTCGCCAGCACGTCCGTCGAGCATTCTTCCGCCGCAGCCAGCAGTCCGCTGACCGCCGCCAGCCCGATTGCGCCCTGCCGGTCAGCCGTGGAGGTCTCCGACAGGCCGATTTCTGAGAGCGTCACGGTTCGATCGAGCTTCGCGCTCAGCACCGCAGCAATGAACTGCGTTGTCCTCGCGCGCGGATGGGTGCCCTCGCACCAGCGGCTCACCGCGGTGTGATCGCATCTCACGGGGTGACTGGCGCGCACCGATTCCTCACGAACCGCCCGCGCGAGCGCCTTGTACGACAGCCCCGCACTTGTCATGACCTGCAAGAGCCGGTCGTTCGACCTCGTCTCCTTCACCGGTCGACCTTCCCCAGGCGGACGGCGCGGGCCGGCGCCCTCTTCGAGAGCCCGGCTCGCGTCATGGCCTCGTGGAGTCGGTCGCTGAACCGTCTCTCGGTCACGGGACCCTCTTTCGCGCCAGCAGGGAGCGCATTCCGCATCCCTGGAGTGCTCAAGTGCGCCCCCGTTTGCGCCCTGCTCTGCATATCACTGTAGCGGCAAGATACTTCGCAAGTAGTGCTGATCGGTTACGAAACGCCGCTCGTCGGAAGGAGTGTCGTGTCCACTCACACCGACCGGTTGCCTCGCATCCGCGGTCTCCGGATCGAACGCGGCTGGACCCAGCGGGAGCTGGCCGAGCGGATGATCTTGCGGTCGGACGATCCACAGGTCGCGGTCGTCGCCGACGTGATCTCCAAGTGGGAGCGCGGCGAGAAGGGGGTCAGCGCGCGCTATCGCGCCCTTCTCGCTGCCGTTCTCGGCGTCAGCACCGACGAGCTCGGGCTGCCCGGCCTGGCGCGCGGGCAGAAGAAGCCCGCCGTGCCGCCCGGGGAACCCGCCGCTGATCAGCTCCGCGCCGCGGCCAGCGCGCTCAGGGTGGCGCTCGATCATGTCGAGCGAGCGGCGGCCCTCCAGGACCGGGCGTCGGAAATCTGCAAGAGGGCGGACGGGGAGATCGATAGCGTCGGGGGGTGACGGAGACGATGACGAGTGGGACGGTCAACTTCGAGATTCTCGGGTGGGACGAGACTTGGACCGGGGAGCTCGCCGAAGGTTGGGTGCTGGCGAGGGCGACCGTGCGGAAGCGGATGACCGGGGCGATCGAGGGGACCTCGGTGGCCGAGGTGAGTACGACCGGGCAGGGGACCGGCCGGGCGTACTCGGCGTTGGAGCGGGTCGAGGGGGCGGTCGGCGGGCCGACCGGATCGTTCCTGCTGCAGCACGGCGGGGCCGGGGACGAGACCGGGCAGGAGGCGTTCGGGCACATCGTGCCGGGGACCGGGACCGGTGAGCTGGTCGGCCTGCGCGGGACCGCCGTGTTCGCCCACGACGACGAGGGCGCGCGGATCACGCTGAGCTGGATCCTCTAGATCCAGCTGGGGAACCAGATCCGGGAGCGCCATTCCTGGTAGGTGATGAGCTGCCCGGACAGGATCGGCCACAGCCAGGCCGAGTTCACCACGACCAGCGCGACGTACGCGCAGACCGCGACCAGGCCGATCGTGCGCCGCTGCTCGCCGGCGCCGGCCGAGCCGAGCACGGCGCCGAGGATCAGCGTCACGCCGATGACCAGGAACGGCACCAGCGGGGTCATGTAGAACAGGAACATCGTCCGGCCCGGCACCGAGAACCAGGTCACCCAGCCGGCGAAGAACGCCATCAGGATCGTCCAGCCGCGCCAGTCCCGGCGGACCAGCGCGATCCAGCCGGCCCAGAGCACCGCCGGCACGAACATCCACCACAGCGCCGGCGTCCCGACATCGAGCACCGTCCGGACGCACTGGGACGCGCCGCAGCCGGTCGGGGCCGGGTTGCTCGGGTAGTAGAAGAGCACCGGCCGCCCGGTCACCAGCCAGCCCCAGGGCGAGGACTGGTACGTGTGCGGCGTGGACAGTCCCTCGTGGAAGTGCCACATCTCGGAGTGGTAGCGCAGCAGCGACCGCAGCGGTCCCGGCAGGAACGAGCCGTAGCCGGAGTTGTGGTCGGCCCAGTGCCGGTCGTACGAGTTCTCCCCGAGAAACCAGCCCGACCAGGTCAGCAGGTACGCGATCGTCGGCGCCACGACGTACGAGCCGACGGCGCCGGGGAGGTCACGGGCGGCGGTGACGATCCAGGGCCGGGGTACGCCGGCCGCGCGCCGGGCGCCGAGGTCCCAGAGCACCGACAGGACCGCGAAACCGGCCAGGAAGTAGACGCCGCTCCACTTCACCCCGCAGGACAGCCCGAGCAGGACGCCGCCGGCCAGCCGCCACGGCCGGAAGCCGACCCGGGCGCCGACGGCGGAGAGAACCCGGTCCCGGTCCACGATCAGGCAGGCGAACCCGGCCAGCACGAACAACGCCAGGTAGATGTCCAGCAGCGCGAACCGGCTCTGGACGATCGAGAGCCCGTCGGCGGCCAGCAGGATGCCGGCGACGCTGCCGAGCAGCGTCGAGCGGGTCATCCGCCGTACGACCCGGACCAGGATCAGCACGCAGAGGGTGCCGGCGATCGCCGACGGCACCCGCCAGCCGACCGAGTTGTCCCCGAAGACCGAGATCCCGGCCGCCACCAGCCACTTCCCGAGCGGCGGGTGGACCACGAACATGTAGCCCGGGTTGTTCTCGAAGCCCCCGTTGCGCAGGATCTCGCCACCCTCGGTGGCGTAGTAGACCTCGTCGAACTGCTTCGCCTGCGGGAACCCGATCCCCCACAGCCGGACCAGCGCGGCGATCAGCGTGATCAGCCCGGTCGCGACCCAGGACAACGCCTCGTCGGCCGGCATCGGCCGGCGCTCCGTCGGGCGGACCCGGCCCCGGTGCCGTCGCGGCGGCTCGTCCGCGCCCGAGGCGTCCGGCGGGGCTGCCTCGAGCGTCAGAGCCATGCTGGGATGGTAAGCGGCAGGAGTGCGCGCCGGGAGCGGAGGCCGGGCGCGGCGGCGTCTGGACCGGAGCGCCGCCGGCCGCGACTGCGTTCATGCGGGGGCGCGGAGGGAAGACGCCGCCCGAAGCGCTCGGCCGGGAGTGAACAAAGGTGCACAGTACTCTCGGCGCGTGGAAGGCGGGACGCTCGTGCTGGCCGGGGCCCCGTTGGGTGACCCGGCCGACGCCAGCCCGCGGCTGCGGGACGCCCTGGAGAAGGCGGACGTGATCGCGGCCGAGGACACCCGGCGGCTCTTCCGGCTCGCCTCCGACCTGGGCCTTCGCGTTCCGGGGCGGGTGGTCCGGCACGACGACGCCACCGAGGAGGCCGGTACGCCCGGCCTGGTCGAGGAGCTCCGCGCCGGCCGTACGGTCCTGCTGGTCACCGACGGCGGCATGCCCAGCGTCTCCGACCCCGGCTACCGGCTGGTGTCCGCCGCCGTCGCCGCCGGGATCCCGGTCACCGCGGTGCCGGGGCCGTCCGCGGTCACCACCGCGCTGGCACTGTCCGGCCTGCCGAGCGACCGGTTCTGCTTCGAGGGCTTCCTGCCCCGCAAGCCCGGGGAGCGGCGCCGGGCGCTGACCGAGCTGCGGGACGAACGCCGGACGCTGGTCCTCTTCGAGGCCCCGCACCGGCTGGCCGCGACGCTGGCCGACGCCGCCGAGATCCTCGGCCCGGACCGGCCCGCGGCGGCCTGCCGGGAGATGACCAAGACGTACGAGGAAGTGCGCCGGGGGCCACTGCAGGAGCTCGCGAAGTGGGCCGGTGAGGGCGTACGGGGCGAGATCACGCTGGTGATCGGCGGTGCGCCGCGGGCGATCGTGGACGCCGACCCGCTCGTGTTGGCCGGTGCGGTCGCCGCCCGGGAGCAGGCCGGCACCGACCGCAAGGCCGCGATCGCCGAGGTCGCGAAGGAGACGGGCCTGCCCAAGCGGGTCGTGTACGCCGCAGTGGTGGCGGCGCGTTAAGGCGCGCACGGCTTCACTACGCTGGGTCCATGCCCGATCGACACATCCTCACCTCGGTGGCCTGGCCGTACGCCAGCGGTCCCCGGCACATCGGCCACGCCGCCGCGTACGTGCCCTCGGACGTCTTCAGCCGCTATCACCGGATGTCGGGCGACAAGGTCCTGATGGTCTCCGGGACCGACGAGCACGGCACCCCGATCCTGGTCGCGGCGGACAAGGAGGGCGCCTCCACCCGGGAGCTCGCCGACCGCTACAACCGGCTGATCTGCGAGGACTTCAGCTCGCTCGGCCTGTCCTACGACCTGTTCACCCGGACCACGACGCGCACCCACTACGAGGTGGTGCAGGAGCTCTTCACCGGCCTGCTCGCCAACGGCTACGTCTTCCCGCAGATCACGCTGGGCGCGATCTCGCCGTCCACCGGCCGGACCCTGCCCGACCGCTACATCGAGGGCACCTGCCCGATCTGCGGGTACGACGCCGCCCGCGGCGACCAGTGCGACAACTGCGGCAACCAGCTCGACGCGACCGACCTGATCAACCCGCACTCGCGGATCAACGGGGAGACCCCGAAGTTCGTCGAGTCCGAGCACTACTTCCTGGATCTGCCGGCGTTCGCCGAGGTGCTCGGCACCTACCTGCAGTCCCGGGACAACTGGCGTCCGAACGTGGTGAAGTTCTCGCTCAACCTGCTCGACGACCTCAAGCCCCGAGCGATCACCCGCGACCTGGACTGGGGCGTCCCGGTGCCGCTGGACGGCTGGCGGGACCGGCCGGACAAGAAGCTCTACGTCTGGTTCGACGCGGTCGTCGGCTACCTGTCGGCGTCGATCGAGTGGGCGAAGCGCACCGGCGACCCGGACGCCTGGCGGCCGTTCTGGCAGGCCGACGAGCGCAGCTACTACTTCATGGGCAAGGACAACATCGTCTTCCACACCGAGATCTGGCCGGCGATGCTGTTCGGCTACTCCGGGATCGGCGCCCGCGGCGGGCAGCCGGGCTCGCTCGGCGCGCTGGACCGGCCGTACGAGGTGGTCTCCAGCGAGTTCCTGACCATGGAGGGCAAGCAGTTCTCGTCCTCCCGCGGCGTGATCATCGGGCTGCGCGACGTGCTGTCCCGGTACGACGCCGACGCGCTGCGCTACTACCTCTCGGTCGCCGGGCCGGAGACCCAGGACACCGACTTCACCTGGACCGAGTTCCGCCGCCGCAACAACGACGAGCTGGCCGACAGCTGGGGCAACCTGGTGAACCGGTCGATCTCGCTGGCCGCCCGCAACTTCGGCGAGATCCCGGCCGCGGGCGCGCTGACCGACGCCGACGCGGCCATGCTGGCCTCGGCCAAGGACGCCTTCGGCACGGTCGGCGACCTCATCGCGCGGTCCCGGCAGAAGGCGGCGATCGCCGACGCGATGCGCGTAGTCGGCGACGCCAACCGCTACATCTCCGACCAGGCGCCCTGGAAGCTGGCCAAGGGTGACGCGGCGGACAAGGAGCGGATGGGCACGATCCTCAACGTCGCGCTGCAGGTGGTGGACGACTGCAAGACGCTGCTCACGCCGTTCCTGCCGACGTCGTCGGACGCCGTGCACCGGGCGCTGGGGAACACCGCGGCGCCGGGGGAGTGGGCGCCGATGCCGGAGGTGGTCGAGGTCGACGAGCCGACCGCGATCGGCTCGCCGTCGTACCCGGTGATCACCGGGGACTACACCGGCGGCGGGCACTGGGAGTCCACGCCGCTGCCGGTCGGCCGGCCGCTGGCCCCGCCGACGCCGCTGTTCAAGAAGCTCGACGAGTCCATTGTGGACGAAGAGCTGGCTCGGCTCGCTCCCCCATGAGCGGACGGTCGGGCGCGGCGGCGTCTGGACCGGAGCGCCCGCCGGCCCCGGGCGCACATTCGCCCCGGGGGCGCGGAGGGAAGACGCCGGCTGGGGCGCCCGACCGGGAGCGAGCTAAGGCGACACAACCTCCACCGTTGCCGGAAGCGCTTCCGGCGACGGTGTTCGACAGTCATTGCCACCTCGACGCCATGGGTGTCGATGTCGGACGGTCGCTTGTGGACGCTGCCGCGGTCGGGGTGACCCGGGTGGTGACGGTCGGGGACACGCTGGCCTCGTCGCAGTGGTGCGCGGACACCGCGGCCGCCCACCCGCAGGTGGTCGCCGCGGTGGCCGTGCACCCCAACGAGGTCGGCGACATCGACGAGTCCACGTGGGACGGTCTGGCCGAGCTCGCGACAAGGCCTGAGGTGCGGGCGATCGGCGAGACCGGGCTGGACTACTACTGGGGCCGGGTGCCGGAACCCGTGCAGCAGGAAGCGTTCCGGCGGCATATCGCGCTGGCCAAGGAGCACGACAAGGCGCTGGTGATCCATGACCGGGACGCGCACGCCGACGTGCTGCGGGTGCTGGCCGAGGAGGGCGCGCCCGAGCGCACGGTGTTCCACTGCTTCTCCGGCGACGCGGAGATGGCCCGCGAGTGCGTCCGGGCCGGGTACGTGCTGTCGTTCGCCGGCACGGTGACGTTCAAGAACGCGCCCGCGCTGCGGGAGGCGGCCGCGGTGACCCCGCTGGAGCAGCTGCTGGTCGAGACGGACGCGCCGTTCCTGACCCCGGTGCCGTACCGGGGGCGGCCGAACGCGCCCTACCTGATTCCTCTCACCGTACGCGTTCTCGCGGACGTGAAGAGTGTCCACATCGAACAGCTGTGCGAGAAAGTAACCCACACGGGCCAACGAATCTTCGGTATCTGGTAGTCGATGCGCTACAAAGCGTGATGCAACTTGGCTCAACCGCCTACGCCGGTTACTGTCCCGTCCTCATATGGACGGCAACAGTAGCGAGCGCGGCCGCCACCGGCACCGCGCCCACACCGAGAAGCCGCCCACTGTGGAGAATCCACAGTGGACCGCCCCGTCGGCTGACCGTCCGCAGTGGACGCCGCCGCAGCAGGCCACCGAGTCCTGGTTCGAGAAGCGGGACGAGCCCGACGGTGACCGCTGGCGGCAGGCCGCCGCGGACAACGCCTCCCGCTGGCGTCCGGTCTCCGACCTGACCGACACGGCCTGGGGCGTCGACGGGGCCTGGCACGACCCGGCCGCACAATGGAACGTCGCCGCCGGCGACGCCGGCCCGACGCCGACCCAGGCTGCGCCGCCCGCGGCGCCGCCGAGGCAGCCGAGCGCGCCGACCCGGTCGGCTTCGCCGACCCAGGCTGCGCCGCTCCCGGCCGCGCCGAGGCAGTCGGCTGCGCCGGCCCGGCCGGCAGCGCCGAGGCAGCCGGGCGCGCCGAGCACGAACGGTCCGGCCGCGCCCGAGCAGCGCGGCGCCCCGCTGGAGAGCCCGTTCGACACCGCCAACGGCTGGCGCGGCACGGACTGGGCCGGCTGGAACGGCGACACCTGGGCGTCCGGCGAGCCGACCGACGCGGCCTGGCGTGACTCGGTGGACGAGCCCGCGGCCGCGGTCGGCCTGCTGGAGCGCCCGCCGGCCGCGGACGCGCCCCCGGCCCGCACGCACGTCGTCCGGCACCCGCTGCGACTGGGCCTGTTCGCGTTGGTCCTGTTCGGGCTGGTGGCCGGCAGCGTCGCCTGGATGTCGATGGACAAGTCGGTCCAGCTGTCCGTGGACGGCCAGGCCCGCTCGATCAAGACGTACGCGTCGACGGTCGGCGGTGTGCTCGACGACCAGAAGATCACCGTCGGTCAGCACGACACGCTGGCCCCGAGCCGGGAGACCAAGGTCTCCGACGGCGCCGAGATCGTGCTGCGCCGCGGCCGCCTGGTCACGCTGACCGTGGACGGCAAGCCGCGCGCGGTCTGGACGACCGCGACCACCGTGCAGGAGGCGCTGGAGCAGGTCGGCTATCGGCAGAACGGGCTGTTCGTCTCGGCCAACCGCTCGACCCGGCTGCCGCTGGAGGGCTACCAGCTCACCCTGCGTACGCCGAAGACCGTGACGTTCCTGGCCGACGGCAAGAAGTACACGGTCACCACGACCGTGCCGACCGTGGGCGAGGCGATGGACGCGGCCGGGGTCTCCGTCGACGGCGACGACCGGGTCTCCCAGCTCGCCGGCACCTCGATCGTGGCCGGCATGACGGTCACCGTGACCCGGGTGAAGACGACCTCGACGACGACCCAGACCGTCATCGAGTACAAGAGCGTGGAGAAGACCGACCCGAAGGCCGCACCGGGCTCCCGCACGGTGAAGACCAAGGGCGTCAACGGGCTGCAGCAGGTCACCCACGTCCTGACGTACGTCAACGGCAAGCTGACCAGCAACAAGGTCGCCAAGGTCACCGTGGTCAAGAAGCCGGTCGACGAGGTGGTCGTGGTCGGGCCGGAGCCGCCGGAGGGGGCGTCCCCGCCGCCGGGTGGCTCGACGCAGCCGGCCGAGTGCGCCGACTTCCCGACCAGCGGCGGGCTGAACTGGTGCGGGCTGGCCAAGTGCGAGTCGGGGCTGAACCCGTCGGCGTACAACCCGGCCGGGCCGTACTACGGGCTCTACCAGTTCGACCAGCAGACCTGGACGGCGAACGGCGGCTCGGGCTCGCCCAGCGGCAAGTCGATCGCCGAGCAGACCGCCGTGGCGTACTCGCTCTACCAAGCCAGAGGCGCGTCACCCTGGCCGGTCTGCGGGAAGAACCTCTAGGCAGGGCAGGATGGGCCGGTGGCCGGGGACCGAGCGGGTGATGGGCTGCTCGGTCCGGCCGAGGTCCGGGCGCTGGCGGCCGGGCTCGGCATCACGCCGACCAAGTCGCTCGGGCAGAACTTCCTGCACGACCCGAACACGATCCGCCGGATCGTCCGGACGGCCGAGCTGGGGCCGGACGACGTCGCGCTGGAGGTCGGGCCGGGGCTCGGTTCGCTGACCCTCGGGCTGCTCGGCGCGGCCGGGCACGTGATCGCGGTGGAGATCGACCCGGTGCTGGCCGCGGCGCTGCCGGGCACGGTCGCCCGGCGGCGGCCGGACCTGACCGACCGGCTGACCGTGCTGGCCGCGGACGCGCTCGCGCTCGGTCCGCTGGTGCCGGCGCCGACCGCGCTGGTGGCGAACCTGCCGTACAACGTCGCGGTGCCGGTGGTACTGCACCTGCTCGAGGTGCTGCCCTCGCTCCGGACCGGGCTGGTCATGGTGCAGGCCGAGGTCGCGGAGCGACTGGCCGCGAAGCCCGGCTCCCGGATCTACGGCGTGCCGTCGGTCAAGGCGGCCTGGTACGCGGAGGTACGGAAAGCCGGGTCGATCCCGCGCTCGGTGTTCTGGCCGGTGCCGAACGTCGACTCCCTGCTGGTCGCGCTCACCCGCCGGGAGTCGCCGACCGGGGCGCGCCGGGAGGACACGTTCGCGGTCATCGACGCCGCGTTCGCGCAGCGGCGCAAGACGCTGCGGGCGGCGCTGGCGCGCTGGGCCGGGTCGGCGGCGGCCGCGGAGACTCTGCTGCGGGCGGCCGGGGTGGACCCGGGGCTGCGGGGCGAGGCGCTGGACGTCACCGCGTACGCGCGGATCGCGGCTGTCCGGGCGGCCGCCGGTCCCGCGTCGGTAGGGCGGGAGGAGGCGTGATGGCCACGTACATGCTGTTGCTGTATTCCGAGGACGCCGGCGAGGAGGAACGGGCCCGGCGCTGGGCCGAGCTGCCGGAGTGGGACGCGCTGACCGAGGAGCTCCGGGCGACCGCGGTCTGGATCGCGAACGCCGCGCTGCACCCGATCGAGTCGGCCAGCACCGTCCGGGTCCGGGACGGGGAGGCGGCCGTGACCGACGGGCCGTTCGCGGTGACCAAGGAGGTGCTGGCCGGGTATTACCTGGTCGAGTGCGCCGATCTGGACGAGGCGCTGGCGGTCGCGGCGCGGATGCCGATGGCGCGGTACGGGTCGGTCGAGGTCCGACCCGTCGTGGAGCTGTGACCGGGCCGGTCGAGCGGGCGTTCCGGGACGACTGGGCCACCGTCCTGGCCACGCTGATCGGCTGGACCGGCGACGTGCAGTTGGCCGAGGAGGCGACCCAGGACGCGTTCGTCGCCGCGGTCGCCGCCTGGCCCCGCGACGGCGTCCCGGACAACCCGGCGGCGTGGCTCACGACCGCGGCCAAGCGGCGGGCCATCGACCGGCTGCGGCGCACCCGCTCGCAGGCCGATCGGGCCGAGCGGCTGGCCGCGCTGGCCCGCCTGGACGAGCAGGAGCACCCGGTGCCGCCGGCGGACACCTCGATCGGCGACGACCGGCTGCGGCTGGTCTTCACCTGCTGCCACCCGGCGCTCGATCCGGCGGCCCGGGTCGCGCTGACCCTGCGCACGCTCGGCGGCCTGAGCACCGCCGAGATCGCCCGCGCGTTCCTGGTCACCGAGCCGGCCATGGCCAAGCGGCTCACCCGGGCCAAGCGGAAGATCGCGCTCGCCCGCATCCCGTACCGGGTGCCGCCGGACGCGGAACTGCCGGCCCGGCTGCGCGGCGTGCTGCAGGTCGTCTACGTGATCTTCACCGAGGGGTACGCCGCGGCGGCCGGCGAGCAGCTCGTCCGCGACCCGCTCTGCGACGAGGCGATCCGGCTCGGCCGGCTGCTGGCCGAGCTGATGCCGGACGAGTCCGAGGTGCACGCGCTGCTGGCGCTGATGCTGCTGCAGGACACCCGGCGGGCCGCCCGGCTCGACGCGGGCCGGTACGTCCCGCTCGACGAGCAGGACCGGTCCCGCTGGGACCGCGCGAAGGCGGCCGCGGGACTGGCCGCGCTGCGCCGCGCCACCCGCACCGGGGCGTACCAGGTGCAGGTGGCGATCGCGGCGCTGGAGCTGCAGGACCCCGTCGAATGGGACCGGGTCGCCGACCTGTACGGGGCGCTGGCCCGGATCGCGTCGTCGCCGGTGGTCGAGGTGCAGCGGGCCGCCGCGACCGGCCTCGCGTACGGCCCGGAGCACGGGCTGGAGCTGCTCGCGCCGCTGCTGGCCGAGGAGGGACTGGCCCGCTACCAGCCGCTGCACGCCACCCACGCCGAGCTGCTGCGCCGGGCCGGTCGCCCGGCGGGTGCCGCGTACGAGACCGCGATCGCGCTGACGGCCAACGAGGTGGAGAAGGCGGAGCTGCGCCGGCGGGCTGTCCTGGCGGGCGGTCCGTCCGCGTCGTCCTGACGAACGGTCTCCTACCGAGAGGACGGACGATGGGTGTGATCGTGAGCAGCCTGGCCACCGCGGACGGGCTGCGGGACGACCCGATGACGTGGATCGGCGACTTCTTCGACGCCGACGCGGTCGACGGGTCGGTCGCGCAGCTGAAGTCGGTGGACGCGTTCCTGATGGGCCGCGGCTCGTACGACTACTTCGCGCCGGCCTGGTCCGGCGGCGGCGACCCGTACACCGATGCGCTGGCCGCGCTGCCGAAGTACGTCTACTCCACGACGCTGGAGCACACCGACTGGCCGAACACGACGATCGTGTCCACCGACGCGGTCGAGCACGTCCGCTCGCTCGGCGGCTCCAGCATGCTCTACGGCTTCGGCCGGCTGGCGCAGTCGCTGCTCGCCGCCGGGCTGGTCGAGCGGGTCGAGTTCGGCGTGCACCCGGTCGTGCTGCGCCCGGCCCGCACGCTGCTGCGCCTCGGCGAGGTCGAGCGCCGCGACAACGGCGCCCTCGTCCTGCGCTACACGACCTGACCCGGGTCGGCAGCCGGGCCGCGCACTACTCTGCTGGCGTGTCCTCGACCCGTCTGCTCGGCGTCCCCGAGCCGGTCACCGTACGGGTCCCGGCGAAGGTCAACCTGCACCTGGCGGCAGGCCCGGCCCGCGACGACGGGTACCACGACCTGGTCACGGTCTTCCACGCCGTCTCGCTCTACGACGAGGTCACCGCGACCCCGGCCCGCGACCTCTCGATCGGGATCAGCGGCGAGGGCGCGGGCGACCTGCCGCTGAACGCGGACAA
The window above is part of the Mycobacteriales bacterium genome. Proteins encoded here:
- the metG gene encoding methionine--tRNA ligase, translating into MPDRHILTSVAWPYASGPRHIGHAAAYVPSDVFSRYHRMSGDKVLMVSGTDEHGTPILVAADKEGASTRELADRYNRLICEDFSSLGLSYDLFTRTTTRTHYEVVQELFTGLLANGYVFPQITLGAISPSTGRTLPDRYIEGTCPICGYDAARGDQCDNCGNQLDATDLINPHSRINGETPKFVESEHYFLDLPAFAEVLGTYLQSRDNWRPNVVKFSLNLLDDLKPRAITRDLDWGVPVPLDGWRDRPDKKLYVWFDAVVGYLSASIEWAKRTGDPDAWRPFWQADERSYYFMGKDNIVFHTEIWPAMLFGYSGIGARGGQPGSLGALDRPYEVVSSEFLTMEGKQFSSSRGVIIGLRDVLSRYDADALRYYLSVAGPETQDTDFTWTEFRRRNNDELADSWGNLVNRSISLAARNFGEIPAAGALTDADAAMLASAKDAFGTVGDLIARSRQKAAIADAMRVVGDANRYISDQAPWKLAKGDAADKERMGTILNVALQVVDDCKTLLTPFLPTSSDAVHRALGNTAAPGEWAPMPEVVEVDEPTAIGSPSYPVITGDYTGGGHWESTPLPVGRPLAPPTPLFKKLDESIVDEELARLAPP
- a CDS encoding TatD family hydrolase yields the protein MFDSHCHLDAMGVDVGRSLVDAAAVGVTRVVTVGDTLASSQWCADTAAAHPQVVAAVAVHPNEVGDIDESTWDGLAELATRPEVRAIGETGLDYYWGRVPEPVQQEAFRRHIALAKEHDKALVIHDRDAHADVLRVLAEEGAPERTVFHCFSGDAEMARECVRAGYVLSFAGTVTFKNAPALREAAAVTPLEQLLVETDAPFLTPVPYRGRPNAPYLIPLTVRVLADVKSVHIEQLCEKVTHTGQRIFGIW
- a CDS encoding ubiquitin-like domain-containing protein, with product MDGNSSERGRHRHRAHTEKPPTVENPQWTAPSADRPQWTPPQQATESWFEKRDEPDGDRWRQAAADNASRWRPVSDLTDTAWGVDGAWHDPAAQWNVAAGDAGPTPTQAAPPAAPPRQPSAPTRSASPTQAAPLPAAPRQSAAPARPAAPRQPGAPSTNGPAAPEQRGAPLESPFDTANGWRGTDWAGWNGDTWASGEPTDAAWRDSVDEPAAAVGLLERPPAADAPPARTHVVRHPLRLGLFALVLFGLVAGSVAWMSMDKSVQLSVDGQARSIKTYASTVGGVLDDQKITVGQHDTLAPSRETKVSDGAEIVLRRGRLVTLTVDGKPRAVWTTATTVQEALEQVGYRQNGLFVSANRSTRLPLEGYQLTLRTPKTVTFLADGKKYTVTTTVPTVGEAMDAAGVSVDGDDRVSQLAGTSIVAGMTVTVTRVKTTSTTTQTVIEYKSVEKTDPKAAPGSRTVKTKGVNGLQQVTHVLTYVNGKLTSNKVAKVTVVKKPVDEVVVVGPEPPEGASPPPGGSTQPAECADFPTSGGLNWCGLAKCESGLNPSAYNPAGPYYGLYQFDQQTWTANGGSGSPSGKSIAEQTAVAYSLYQARGASPWPVCGKNL
- the rsmA gene encoding 16S rRNA (adenine(1518)-N(6)/adenine(1519)-N(6))-dimethyltransferase RsmA, which produces MAGDRAGDGLLGPAEVRALAAGLGITPTKSLGQNFLHDPNTIRRIVRTAELGPDDVALEVGPGLGSLTLGLLGAAGHVIAVEIDPVLAAALPGTVARRRPDLTDRLTVLAADALALGPLVPAPTALVANLPYNVAVPVVLHLLEVLPSLRTGLVMVQAEVAERLAAKPGSRIYGVPSVKAAWYAEVRKAGSIPRSVFWPVPNVDSLLVALTRRESPTGARREDTFAVIDAAFAQRRKTLRAALARWAGSAAAAETLLRAAGVDPGLRGEALDVTAYARIAAVRAAAGPASVGREEA
- a CDS encoding YciI family protein, whose product is MATYMLLLYSEDAGEEERARRWAELPEWDALTEELRATAVWIANAALHPIESASTVRVRDGEAAVTDGPFAVTKEVLAGYYLVECADLDEALAVAARMPMARYGSVEVRPVVEL